DNA sequence from the Coturnix japonica isolate 7356 chromosome 3, Coturnix japonica 2.1, whole genome shotgun sequence genome:
aattacaaatgCATAAGATTCCAACTGCAACATTAACTTGGCTACCCTACACATTCTGTATATATTTCTGTTACTATAGTAACAGAAACTATCAAACTAAACATTTTgctagaagaaagaaagaccGAAGATAAACAGAAGCCACAGGACCAATATATCAGGTGCCACTGAGTGTTACTCTTTTAGTTTGCACAGCGGCAGAAGGTGGTTGAACAGCTAACTCAGTACATCAGACTGAGTTCCTTCAAAAAACCCAGACaaagaagatttaggttagattttaggaagaaattctttattcagagtggtgaaacactggcacaggttgcccagagaagctgtggatgcccaatCCCTGGAGGCGTTGACAGCaaagctggatggggccctgggcagcctgatctggtggatGGGatccctgtccatggcagggagttggaactgggtggtctttaaggtcccttccaaagaaagccattctataattctaaaGCAGACATATATCTCCAAGTGAAGTCAGCTGCAAAATACAACAGGACTCCAGACACACTTTGACACCAATTCTTTCTAGGGAGAGAAGACTGTATAATCCCTTCACCTTTCACTTATTCTACACATACACAGAACTTTAGAGTTCTGTAACACAGACAGTTCCTCCTTCACATACATTCACACAGCAATATTTACGGTGAACCCACGTATTAATTCATATCTTAATCTTCTCTTAGTTCTTCCCTTGTTGGACACAACATCACACATAGTTTATTTGCTCAAAAAGTATAAGCACAAGGCTACAAGAACCCACTTAAAACACCTTTCAGACTAAGGTAAGAATTGAAGATGCAGATTTGAACTCTCCTCCACTTGCTCCACAAAGCTTAATTTACATTATTTCAGTTAAGATATTAATTTGGCATTAATTTGAaattcatctgaaataaaagatCCTCCAACTTTggaacctgttccagttccaTAAAGCCCAGactcttcctcctccatcccaaaGCCGCAACATCAAGTAGCAACAAGCTTTAGGTTTGCTTGTCACAGCTGTTCATAGGCAGATGCAAACTCTTCCTACCCATTCGCAATAAATGTGTCCCCTGTCAAAGCAGCAGGGAGCTATAGGACTAAACAGTCTTATAACACACAGCAGTTATGAATGCATTTGCCAGTGTCGTGCCAGTCACGACCACATAGCTTTCAGCCCACATATGTGCCAGTAGACTTCAGCAAAGACATACCTGCATATTGCAATATGAgtttaaacacagaataatttcataaaaatagGACTATATGTATTGGCAAGTTAATTCAATGTCTCGGTGACATTTTTACAAGCTTTGGATTATAGTTAAAAACATTAACACTCAGAAAACTTATGCGTATGCTGttgcaatatattttatattgaacagaaaatgaaatactaaaaatgCCTTATTACCTTTGCCGCAGCTACAGTATGCTCAGGTTTAATTACTTTACTTTTGTTCTCAAAAGCATTCGTCCTGGTTTCTTCTGCCAGCCGCTGGAGAAACAACAAGAAGCTCAAATGTAcctttaaaagaagaagaaaaaaaaatcaggaaggaTTCAAACAGTTCATAGACAGTTTTGTTAGAGGTTCACTGTTAGAGACAGAATTCCTATATTTGATTGCTCTCAAATACCCAAAGAGTCctctcaggaaaacaaagttccACTCTATTCAAGTCTTAATACATACTCATGAAAGAACAGACAAAGTTCTTGTTAAATTCTGAAGATTGCTTTagaagagatcacagaatcacagaattgtaggggttggaagggacctctagagatcaccaagtccaacccccctgccaaaacaggctccctacaccacgtcacacaggtagggttccaggcgggtcttgaatatctccagagaaggagactccaccacctccctggcagcctgttccagtgctccgtcaccctcaccataaagaagttcttgcgcacattcgtgtggaacttcctgtggtactttcatcccattacccctagtcctgtccccacacactactatgaaaagagaccagcctcaccactatggctcccacacctcaggtatttataaacctggatcaaatcccctctcagccttcttttctcaaggctaaacagacccagttccctaagtctctctCATAgggggagatgctccaggcccttcaccatctttgtggccctccgctggactctttccaagagatccctgtccAAGACATCATAGAGACATCTAACAGAAACAAGATTTGTGTTTATATTAGCAGggttgttgtgggttttttgtttttttatttggtaATGGATAAACCAACAGATCAATTGGAAAATCAGAAGCCTTTTTGTGTACTAGTAGATCTAATCAGCTTCTAGTGACTAAACCAGCCAGGCtgttaatgaaaagcaaattcatCCCTGCCTCATCACCACACATCACAGACAAGTTCAAggacttcttcctttttccagcGCAAAGGAGCACTGACATAAATTTCTCTAGCACAACTAACGCATCATTGTCACGAGGCTCCATCCATTTATTCCCAGCTCATCATTTAGCCCTTCTACATGATTCCAGTTCGATACACAGTCCTGCTCTGTTCAGTATCAGAatttcagcaaacaaaaaactccaaaatttattattaaaaactaccatttaaaaatacctttaagTGGCCCAGCATTATACTGACCTTATATGAAGCATTTTAATAGCTCAGCATTGAAAACTGGCAATAGCGCCTATTGTCAATTAAACCTTCAAACACGAACTTTGTTTAGTACAGCACACAAAGTATTTCTTCTATCAAGAGCTCAAAAACATTAGTGGAACATAACaattatatatatgaatttGGGGACATCCTTCCTCTGCCATCATATCTTTTTAGACCAAACAACAAGCTACAATTTGGAGTTCATCAGAAATAGTTTGGCAGTTTGGAGCAGAAATCTGTTGTAACAGGTGTTTTAATACTCAAATGACAAACAATTCTAAGTCTGCTGAACTAAGAGAATGACACTGTGCAGTagatacatttatatttttgtatttggaaGCATCTACTACAATACTACAAAGCAGATGCTCAGGCAGGTTCACTTTGCAAAATATCAAAGCTGCTTTAAACTTATCCTTAAGTTCCTCATGAAAAAGTTACCacagggaaatatatatatatcttcagtGATAAATATTATGAAGTGTCAAACATTATAAATCTCACTATTAGACTCATTAACAGAGGTCAGATTCCAAGGAACAACCTAAGGGAGAAGGGGGAACAAAATCTTTCcatgcttcatttcttcatgcTGAGACACTGTTTGCCAGGACTAACAAACTACTGATGAGGACAAGCTCCCTCATTTTGTGTTGACGATAGAACTTACAAACAAtttcttggaaaatatttgCCTTCAATACTCATTAGGCTCTATGCAGATCACAAAGACAAAAGTGGTCACTCAATGCTTTTCTGCAATGTAAGTACAAACCTGTATTTCTAGCATCTAGCAAGTGGctgagtttctgtttttcttctataattTCAAGCTAGAACAATGTTTACACAGCTTGTCTCAGACAGCTGAGTGGGAGTAGGTAACATTCAAACCTGAGCCTTTACCTGTTcatttcttcactaggagagtggttaggccctggaacaggctgcccagggaggttgtggatgccccgccttggaggtgttcaagaccagttggacggggccctgggcaacctgatctagtaaaggtgtagTTTCGTGGCCTTGccagcagggggttggaactacatgatccttgaggtcccttccaacccaggtcattctgtgatttcaaaaaGGGATGTAATTGAATCCTAAACATGTTGGAGAAACctcaacattatttttatcactACAAATATATTGTCATATTCCTTCAGTAAGGAAGTAAAGGGAGGGATGCCCACTTATCCTTTTTTCAGACAGCCACACTTCCTTGAAGCCAAGGTAACGTGACCACAGAAACACAGACCAACTTTATCGGAACTACAAAGAATGTATTAATTCTGCAAGTTTGTTTAGttcccactgcatcccactgAATAAGCCTTGAATGGTTCTGAGCATGAGTAGAGAGAGGTGAGGTCCTTAGTCCACACCATCCAGATAGCAACAGCAACAGGAAGATACATTCTGTTATTAGGCAAATTAGAAAAGTAGGTAGTGTTTACAGTCAAATATAAATGCTGTCATGTAAGCACCATATCAATCTAGTTATATGCATAGACATAGTTTATTTGGTATATCTGCTTTGAGCTTACATAGCCAGACACCAACCTTCAGGATTCTGCCATGCATCGTTCATTCATACAAAATACATAGTTCAGATTAGTCATAATTCAAATCATACAAATATACACATTACTGCCCTTGGAATCACACACggctaagaaacaaaaacacattacaGTCAAACTAATTCAGGCAATTAAATCACTTCAcaagtatatttttatacacAGATAGTTCTTTCCTCTGCAGCTACCACAGGTTCTCCAAAGGTCAGGTTCCTTTGTGCAGTTGAGCGTTATTCCAGCAACATAAACCCTGTGACAAATCTGTTACTGCAGGTCAGAATGTTTTGGCTCAGCTTTTTCTGACTTGCTCCGTAAGGCTCTGTTATCCCCTACACCTTTTCAGGGGATACTTTTAACCCATGGATAGGATCCCAACACTTATTCTCATTAGATGACTAAAAAGACATTCCAGACCTTAGTTTTACTGATTCAAGACCCACCGACAGCCCAGCAACTCATTAATCACAGTTGTGCTGAGTACCACCTGCACACCAAAACCACTCGAAATCAACAAACTTCTGTGCGTTAAGGTCACTTACAGCAGACTCCTTTCTCTCAATCCATCTGCACCAAACTCTCGGAACAGCAGCGCATACTTGTGGAGTGACACAATGTTTACACGTAACCCTGTCCCTGAGTCCCTACACTCATTGTTAGAGAAAAACCTACACCATATTAGAGCAGAAATGTTACATATACATATCAGCCACACGACTGCACTAACCAGTTTCCCACCTTCCCACCAAACCTGCTCCCTCTCTGCTTGCACAATACTGTATCAACACTGTTAACAACCTCCTGTCACCCCACTATTATCAACAACTCCCACCGTTCCAGCACATACAACCCACCAGCCCGGGCCACTCCGGGGATCAGATTAGAACTCTTCACGATGGCCCACAGGGCTCCAACCGGGAACAGACGCAGCCAAAAGCACCACCGACCAACCCCACACACAACGAcccaaagaatcacagaatgaccgggttggaagggacctcaaggatcatgtagttccagcccccctgcctggcaggccaccaaacatacacatttactagatcaggttgcccaggggcccgtccaacctggccttgaacacctccaaggacggggcatccacaacctccctgggcagcctgttccagggcctaaccactctcctagtgaagaacttccccctaacatccaacctaaatcttacCTCTTAtcacttaaaaccatttccccgtgtcctgctattgtcagccctttcgaagagtttactcccccccccccaccccacaaccacCGGGGCCTCAGCCGGCTCCTGGCTCGTCGGGCTCCCGCCTCACCAGCAAGTCGGTGTTGGCCGCCAGACGTAAGTGAGGCTTGTGCTTCTTTATGATCTTCCTCAAAGTGCCGCGGGACACCGTGCGCCTCATCGTCTTCCtccccctttctcctccttctcccgCCGCCGTGACAAGGCCCAGCGCCGCCCGACAACGTTCGAATCCGCCGCCGTGGCGCAGTCGCGCTGCCGCCGTGACGCACTTCCCAACGGCCCAGCACAGCGCCGGGCCGGGGCGGGGCTGCCCTGCTGCGGTAGTGCGTAGTGCCGGTAACCAGCCGCGGTCGGGATTGAGGGGAGCCGGAAGGCGCTTCTGCCCTGAGATGCGTTGCACCTCCGTGTTAGCGGCCGCTGTGTGCTCTGCACGTTCCCTAGTCCCggctctccccagccccacgGAGACGCGGACTTTCGGGTCCCGAATCCCGTAGTTGTCGGCTCGCACGTCGCCATCCGCTGGTCGAACGGGAGGGCCGGATGGAGTGAGAGCAAACCCGACCCTGTGCTGGTGTCACACGGGTCGGCAGGGCACTGTAGTGCTCCTTTGCTACGCAAGAACCTGCAGTGCAAGCCGCTTCCATTATAACCTAGTCGAAACTTTAGCCTGTGAGACAGAAAAGAACACGGCAGTCTCTTGACTGCCTTTACCTGGTGTGCAGAATGTCCCCAGAATGGAGGGAATGTGCCTCCTAACGAAGCCTTGGGCCCACACCCGTGGGTCTTAAGCAAGCGTTTTACATGTGCAATAGAGTTTGCTTGTAGGGAGCAGTACAGCACCTGTGTTTCCTACACAGTTGCCTGTGTCATATTGCTGGGGGATGTGATGCCAGGGAGTGCAGCCTGTGTAGGCTGCAGGTACCAGGGCTGCATTAGCACTATAAGCCTGCACAGAAATGAGCCCAGAGAGCTTGTCGTGCTCTGTACAAACACCTGGGCAAAATACACCCAAATGTAACCTACACATGTAGACACACTCATTCTCAAAGCAGCCACCACTTTAAAGTGACACCCCTCTCTCACATCCGTCCCTGCACGTCTCTTTCGGCAGACGGATGCAGCTGACTGAATACAGGTTTCCCCACCGAGGGGCCCCTGTAGCTTGGCATTCTCACTGCATTTGGTCTCTGTGTACTTAGTTGGAGAAAGGGTCAGGATTTCATACTGAGGTATGGAGCTTTTCAGCATATTTAttagttgttggttttttttgttgttgttttctttggcCTCTGAGATGTttgcaaattaaaatgttaagtCAACGAGATAAATATATTACCTTCATTTTAATATATCAAAATTATCAGCGCGTTGAGACGAGCTGGTTTCGTTAAAGTATACTATTAGATCTGCATGATTTGGTATTTTAGTTAATTTTGCACAAAATGTGGCCCAAGTAGAAGTATGATATCTGACAGCGGGAGAGAATTTAAGATCTGCCAGTTCTTCATACTGTGTTGGGTATTTGAAAATCATGCTTTGTTCTTTCAGCTCTGACTGTCACTGGTCATTAATCATCAACAACACAGAGCCTGAAATCGGGGTCTCgtattttttctgtaaaaggATAAGCACTAAaacatagcttttttttctttctttctttcccgCAGCTTAATAACAATCACAGTTACTGGCTCAGCTGCACTGACAGAAGTAAACATTTGTTTTGCCACTTAACTAAATGCACATGACTCAGAGCTACATAGGGTCGTATGCTGTAATGTACACATTCTACACATAGAGAATTGCATCAGGATCAACGATAATTCATCATGTCAACAAATTCAAATTTACAGTAGTTCACAAGGCTTTACTAAACTGAGAATGGGGCCTTGCAGTCTTGTACAGTCAGTAGTGTGGGCAGTCATTTTACAAACTATATGAGTTGCAGAACTGCACTATAAGTCTAAAGCTATTAAAATGTGCAATACAGATTTGAAACTCTGAAGTGACTTGCGTAAAATACCACTGAGAATCAACACTTGTAACTGCATCTCCAGTCATGTGTTTACTGTATGGATAATATTGACTGAGTAATTAAATCTCTTATTAAGTCTAATAGACCTGTGT
Encoded proteins:
- the CENPW gene encoding centromere protein W codes for the protein MRRTVSRGTLRKIIKKHKPHLRLAANTDLLVHLSFLLFLQRLAEETRTNAFENKSKVIKPEHTVAAAKVILKKSRG